The nucleotide sequence TCAGGATTGGAAGGAGAGGCAAGGAGGCATGGCTTGCGGTAGAGGGTCTCGGGAACGTGACTGGTCAGGCGGTAGGATCGATGACTCAACTCGATGTATCACCTTTTCTCTATATTGGTACGTTGTTGCGGAGAAGAGCAACTTGACATTTAGCACCAGTAGAATTAGGATCGTCTTTTATCGCATATTTTATGCTACACAAAGCAGTTAAATTCTCAAAGCAgttatatttaagttatatCTAACATTGAaacaattaaagtaatttaaaaatgatcttAACATCGGAGACAAGTATGAAATGAAAGTAAAACGATAGACATTTAGTGTTTTAAATGTagccaaataaaaatagataaagatattttttcgtagGTGGATACAAATCTAAAAACTTCGAGACTTTGCCGCATGATCTACCTCTTCACACCGGTTTTTCCGGATGCATATTCGATGTCGAGTTACGCACAGATACTTCAATTCTTCCGCTGACCGGCTCCAGCCCTGCCACCGGTCGCGGCGTGGGCGAATGCAATCGCAATGAATGCATTCGCCACTCGTGCAAAAATGGTGCGGTGTGTTTGCATCATGGAGCATCGTATAGGTAATATACAAGAAATCTAACTTTCTATTcttacaagaaaaaagaaagaagatctGAGACACTATATAAAaactacatatattacataacgtTATGTATGTAATTGTTCATCAATTTTTCAGCTGCATTTGTACAAAAGAGTGGGTCGGACCTGACTGTTCCATTCCTGTCTGATTCATCGCTAAAAATAATCTTCTGAATGCGTATAAAAGATTTCTCCCAgttcttattaattaacatcaaGGGAGTAATCGATTGATATCGATGTtacaaataatgttatattaccGTACACAGGTTGTGttcttacaaattttatatctattgatGTAATGgttctttaataattgaaataagatTAGCTTACATTAGGTACATCATTTTTGGGTCGCGACGTGGCGGAATGAGAGTTCAAGTATACAAATAACATTGCCGCCGATAAACGTGCCTGTAAATCATGTCTGCTGTACTCGTGATGCCATTCCACATTGCCCCAATGAGAGATctgtgcaaatatataattgataaataacagAAGCAATTTCTATTggcatttttatcataaataaaatcaaagttttttatcTGTACCTGATATTCTTCTTCTAATCGTGAAAGACTTACAGCTTCCCAGACTTTAATTACTCTTGCAGCTGTTGCAAGGGTCAGAATAACTGACTTTAATCCATCCACTGCATATACAAGACCTATATACACAGATAACAGTTAATATATGGATAAAGAATACTCATCTTGTTTCTCTTCATAAAATTCACATACCATAgatactattaaaattataggacAATAAATGCCTCGTTAAAGTAGCTTTGGTTTCCATGGATACAGTAGGCGTTTCTATACTCTGAGTTCTTGCAATATTTACATCATAATGGTTACTAAACCATTGAACTATAGGTTCCCACTTTTCAACttgtaattgatataattcatCCACTTCctaaaatcacaaaaatcattataattgaaatgtcATATTGTTATATGGGAAAACAACATGGAGATTTGTACTttcttacataatattaaaaactttcttacacttgaataaaataaaattgtatccaTTTCTAAACAGTTCACTATATGATTGACCAGATCTATCTTGGTATAATTGTATGGATTGTCTAATACAGTATTGCACAAGGATGTCTGCAAATACATCAGCATGTGTAACATACATTTggagtataaataaaatattgtaggtAGAATTGGGAATGCATAACTTAAGAATaaggttttatatatatttaaatgtagtCACATAATTAGAATGATATTGAATGTCTTTGTactaaattcaaaattatttttcacaaatatattctttagatcaaatgtactttttatcattttttagattttctttTCCACACTATgtgttaacaaaattttatcgcacTTAGGTGCTAAATATGAAATGACAGTGCAAACCAAAGTAGTtggacaataaataaaaaagtaaattaatttcttatatataattgttctgATTTCGTACCAAATGCATACTTCCTCTGTCAATGGTCTCCTTCTGTGCATCCCATTCAGCAGCCACCGCTAAAGCTAGGGGTTTGCTGTTTACTTCAAATACCCTACCTTGCGGTGTCTTCAGCTTTCTCTGGTCCAACGTAATCTCAAATTTGTCACCACATGAAAGTATATTCGTTCTTCTATAAAATCGTTTCACAGTAGCTACaagtatcaaattattttatacatataacatcaTTAATACTCAACCAATTTCTCCGtacgtttattaaattacatttatgtgATGGCAAAAAAACGTCAAACAAAAATCTAACccaaataatagtttattttaagtaaaatatcatataatatgacGATTACCTATATTTCTCACTACCGAAGAAATTggcataaatttattgcatctaaagtaatatattgtattgattAGTAGTTTGTTCCACATTTGCGgcatattgttaattatttttgtttttaggaGCATTCAAACAGAAAGAGTAGAGATGAAAACATTACAAATCATTACCATCAGCTGATATAAGCATAGTAATACTGGGTCAGGTAATACTGGGTAGTATCACGTGATACTATCACACGAAGCcacacaatttattaatgataagacGGAtgtttcattatcattatgtcatttatgaatgaaaatagatgtatataattatttaatatatatgaaagaatgaatatatatataattgatttttcaatattgacaGCTACATCGCAACATAcagtaaatatacataaaatgcattattattagtgATGTATGAGTTCTTTatgttattgaatataaaaaaacacttacacttttgtaaaatttattctatgaaaaatatgtgatatattaatatatcacatcattactcatttatttcaataattctgtattaattcatataatataaagtgcataatctattttttctttacacagaataaattttttttataaaattaattaaatgcaatccCTCCTGAAAAAGATTGTTtctaactaataaaaaaaaatgggttatatattgaaaaagctGATAAGTGtataaaatacgaaatatatatatatttgcttgttTTTGTagcataacatatataatttagataagtATACATATCTCATGAGTGTTACACATTGTATatgtttaacaatataaaagagataattttacaatttatatacaaaaaaacaaGAACTCATCATGTAGTAACACTCCAATGTTTCTTGTATTCTATATgtgctaataataaaaacataatcgCACTATACACGCACAATGGcttatatttgcaaatcatATTACGATTgtcaaaaatgtaatattgttattattattattgcttataGGGAAGAGTCGTTTTTGCTCAAAGTAAGCACAATAACAGATTTCGTGAACACATCTGTGGAAAAGAACATTTCGAAAGATAATAATTCCATTAAAATGAGATTTTGTTAAAACACAGCTATGAACGCAAGccggtttaaaaaaaaaaaagagataaatcgcCGAAAAAGACGACtctcataaatttaaagtcaGTTTCAAAGTGATATCAGTTAAGCgagtaaaatatttgacaaatctctctttataaatttattttatcaaattctcATATGGATCTTTATCATTGTAATTGTTCCTGCAACTAATcctttaactttttataaacttaaaatatataaacatgtcatatcgataatatcgataagaaAATACATTCGATTCAGAGAGAATACATctgttaaaatcaatttacaaGAATAAAAGATTCTCCGCTTGCTAAGATGTTATAAAACATTAcagaaaatgttatatatttatcgactGTTGTATCTATTAATGTACTATTAATAGATAACATCAGATTATGTTTCTACAAAACTTCCTCGATACATTTGTAGATAatctttttactaatttttacaaagattatttatgtaagaaaaaaagaattattctcGTTTTAGCACTAACATTGTCCGTTACTTAATCTATGCTTAGTTAGCTACCTAAATACGCAAATATAGTATGAACTAACGCTCGTGGAAGCACCCTGAATCACTGAATAACAGGCCCGGATCCTCAATTTAATCCTGAatacgataatttaaattaaatcattaactgaaactttttttctgtttatacaaaaaattgatgttttaaagcaaaaatgaaaatcgaATAAAGACATTTAGTGTTAAAAGTAGGACGAGAATACGGGCCAAGACCTACTGTCGCCAGTCATAAATAGACAGCGAATTTCATTTTACTGTCTCACATGAATTTGTCTCGTTATCTCTAAGTTTGATCAAAGGAAGACGAAGTACTCGTcgctcttataaaaaaaaccgcAATGATGCGCTTTCAAATGCCACGGTTTCTTCATTGTTCTCGATACTACGCATGTATATGTTTCGGTTTTGGACTAGGTTCAGTCGTCGTAAAGCGGATCCACGACTTAGACGTTATACATGttgaatgataaatgataatagacAGGGATCTTCGATTAGGCCTGCGAGGTAGCACAGATCTGCCGTTTTCTGTACTCAAACATAGCTTTCATCGTCAACGACGGATCTACTGAATCCCAAATGCCTCGTGGTGATGGGAGCGCGAGGTTGTGGTGGCGGTCGATAGGGAGGTGGCGGTGGCAAAGATCTGGACCTACCGGCTGCTTTATGCCTATCCTCGAGGTTCATATGTACCGGCGGCAAATGCCTGAGCCTCGGCGGCAAGGGCGGTGGTGTATCTGGCCACGACGTCCTTTCCTCTTGCTCGTCTTCACTGAGATTGTCGATCATCACGCTTTTATATGAATCGTTCGTATCCGCAGTTACATAAACTTCACTCGATCGATTTCTGTCctcacaataattaattttaccatCTGATTCACCATTCGTTTCTTTACTTTTACAGTATTTCAGCGCTTCCATATATATCGCTTTCACTCTTACGTAGTCCTCGTACAATTCGCAATCACGAGCTTGGCAACGACGTTCTTTCTCTGCCATCGGTGATTCCAGACTTACGTATTGGACTTCGGAGGACTTGACTTTTTTGAACTCGCTGAAGCGCTCTTTCTTCTTAAACTCGTAGCGATCATTGTCTGATCGGAGCGTATCATTGCCGCCTGTCAGATTCTGCTCCGAATCGTGAAGCGACACTCGTTCGGCGCCTCGAATATCTTGCTGCGAATTTTTACTATCGTAATTTTCCGGTAGTATATCATAAGTTACATTCAACTGCCTACTCCGATAAGTCTTGCAATTCTCCATATTCTCTTTCATCGCGTCTTGCCTAAGATATTCCctatcatatatatctttatcgcCGAATCTTTCTTTTCGGTGCTCATGTTCATCTAGCTTGTTCGTTCTGGGTGTTCTCTTAAGTTGTGCCCGTAACCAGTCCTGCCGCTGAAAATTAGACGATTGAGGTGGATTAGAGTAACAAGCGTTAGCCTTTTCCTCTCGAAAGTTATGCTCCGTGCTATTCGTATGACCACCGGACGCG is from Cataglyphis hispanica isolate Lineage 1 chromosome 15, ULB_Chis1_1.0, whole genome shotgun sequence and encodes:
- the LOC126854926 gene encoding ATP synthase mitochondrial F1 complex assembly factor 2, giving the protein MLLKTKIINNMPQMWNKLLINTIYYFRCNKFMPISSVVRNIATVKRFYRRTNILSCGDKFEITLDQRKLKTPQGRVFEVNSKPLALAVAAEWDAQKETIDRGSMHLTSLCNTVLDNPYNYTKIDLVNHIVNCLEMDTILFYSSEVDELYQLQVEKWEPIVQWFSNHYDVNIARTQSIETPTVSMETKATLTRHLLSYNFNSIYGLVYAVDGLKSVILTLATAARVIKVWEAVSLSRLEEEYQISHWGNVEWHHEYSRHDLQARLSAAMLFVYLNSHSATSRPKNDVPNVS